A genome region from Flavobacterium sp. CFS9 includes the following:
- a CDS encoding translocation/assembly module TamB domain-containing protein, which yields MNKKTIHFLKKTLRVLLWCVASVITLLLLLIVLIQVPSVQNFVKDKAITYLHKKIKTKVSLDHISIKFPTDIVLEGFYFEDQKRDTLLSGKRLELDVDLFKLVDSELEINSVSLQNTTARISRDKKGAFNFDYIIKAFESKEPKVEDPNSKPFKISVVKINLDNVRFDFKDDFSKNDTRVKLTHFDTKFKEFDLDKMNFNIPNINLSGLKVVLNQDVVEKIAEASVQTIDTVSKRSDFNLKLGNIRLAKIDIVYDNKDSKLDSGIKLDQLNVAVNKIDLNRQLLDFEALELKNLKGNLRFGAKDKQLQTPDLDTTAIKQAGWKVKLNVIDIQNIAFKFDDMQSKPISKGIDYSHMDLNRVNFKAEKLYYGNDTISGNIKALTLNDKSGLQLQALKTNFFYGPKNAYLSDLYLKTPQTLFQNGVKVGYSSIASISKDLGNLTLEANLNQSKIGFKDILLFAPDLQKTNPFKSTPNAVLNVNARVSGKIKDLTIAQFEMSGIGATKVAVSGKIKGMPDAQKAYYDLDIRKLSSTSKDIYSFVPAGTVPKNIQLPSQLNLQGKFKGSVENFKTNLVFSSSFGNAKVDALLDQRLKKKEKYDATVYLLDFDLGKWIKNDSIGRITLKAKVKGKGLDPKTAQAEFDGLVQKAVFNKYTYKDLALKGNIEKGSFAVNSGMKDPNLHFDLTASGNTKEKYPSIQLKLNLDIADLEKLNLHAGPMKLRGNVDADIANSNPDFLNGKVFLSNIQIAQTAEPIVLDSIRLIAFADQNRNNIRVSSQFLNAEMDGKYKLTTLTAALKKSLSKYIDLKNPKVKGETDEQRLAFTVKIDNDPMLLKLLPELTGLEPITLSGKYNNVSDSLEIKGSIPRIVYAANTIADGKIDIEAKENGLAYNASFGTIENSSLKIPFTSLSGKIENNILDYALEVKDAKEKQQYFIAGNLHHQDSKNSFRINAENFVLNYDKWNINPENLVEFGGKRLYVNKFYLENTGNELKVQSQGDQDNAPLQVDFVNFKIETIMNIVKKDQLLMQGLINGNALVENVMTKPTFTSDIKVDQFAFKGEPVGDIAVKVDNKTDNLLAANITLSGEGNDVNLTGNYKIDDGNLDFNLDLNKLNIKSIQGFSMGNLTEGTGFLAGNFKITGNAAAPKVNGALEFKETGFRVTKFNSYYRTTDEKITLQDDIITFDTFTFHDENDNELIVNGTIKATDYTKFDFGLTVVADNFRAIHSQEKDNDLFYGDLVLDSKLNIKGTLENPVVGGNIKINKDTKFTVVMPQSDPSIADREGIVEFVNEDNQYLKQTVAMEQKLNQSRLVGMDVSVAIAINKEAELTLVIDKGNGDYLNLKGEAELTGGIDPSGKTTLTGKYEFSGGAYEMNFNMIRRKFDIQKGSYIIWNGEPTMANLNITAIYKVNTAPIDLVGSQLPTNNPTERNTYKQKIPFETLLKMNGELLKPEITFDIVLPEGNNDVSGDVVTRTKNKLQQLRQEPAELNKQVFALLLLNRFIGENPFASESGGTSAESMARQSVSKILSQQLNDLAGELITGVQLEFDLESTDDYTSGTRENRTDLNVGVSKKLLNDRLKVTVGSSFAVEGQERANEQSANIAGDVALDYQLTKDGRYMVRAYRKNEYQVAVEGQVIETGVAFIITMSYNKFRELFHRSAAEKEMIREEKLRNEKKKLKEKEEKQKKENQIEGNEQKT from the coding sequence ATGAATAAGAAAACCATTCATTTTCTAAAAAAAACACTTCGTGTACTGCTTTGGTGCGTCGCTTCTGTAATTACACTTTTACTGCTTCTTATTGTATTAATTCAGGTTCCGTCTGTACAGAACTTTGTAAAAGATAAGGCCATTACTTATCTGCATAAAAAGATAAAAACCAAAGTTTCGTTAGATCATATTTCGATAAAATTTCCGACGGATATTGTTTTGGAAGGATTTTACTTTGAAGATCAAAAAAGAGATACCTTGTTAAGCGGAAAACGTCTGGAGTTAGATGTTGATTTGTTTAAATTGGTCGATAGTGAATTGGAGATTAATTCGGTTTCACTGCAAAATACCACTGCCCGTATTTCAAGGGACAAAAAAGGAGCTTTTAATTTTGATTACATTATTAAAGCATTCGAGTCTAAAGAACCAAAGGTTGAAGATCCGAACAGCAAACCTTTTAAAATTTCGGTTGTAAAAATAAATCTGGACAACGTCAGGTTTGATTTTAAAGATGATTTTTCTAAAAATGATACTCGCGTAAAACTTACGCATTTTGATACCAAATTCAAGGAATTCGATTTGGACAAAATGAATTTCAATATTCCGAATATTAATCTAAGCGGATTAAAGGTAGTTTTGAATCAGGATGTGGTCGAGAAGATCGCTGAAGCATCTGTGCAAACGATCGATACCGTTTCGAAAAGATCGGATTTCAATTTGAAGTTAGGAAATATCAGATTAGCCAAAATTGATATTGTTTACGACAACAAAGATTCCAAATTAGATTCCGGAATAAAACTGGATCAATTAAATGTAGCAGTAAACAAAATCGATTTGAACCGTCAATTATTGGATTTTGAAGCTTTAGAACTTAAAAATTTAAAAGGGAATCTACGTTTTGGCGCAAAAGACAAGCAGCTTCAAACGCCCGATTTAGATACCACCGCCATAAAACAGGCCGGATGGAAAGTAAAGCTGAACGTTATTGACATCCAAAATATAGCGTTCAAATTTGATGATATGCAGTCGAAACCAATTTCGAAAGGAATTGATTACAGTCACATGGATTTGAATCGGGTTAATTTTAAAGCAGAGAAGCTGTATTATGGGAACGATACAATTTCAGGAAATATAAAAGCTTTGACTCTAAATGATAAAAGCGGCTTGCAGCTTCAGGCTTTAAAAACCAATTTTTTCTACGGACCAAAGAACGCGTACCTGAGTGATTTGTATTTAAAGACTCCTCAAACGCTTTTTCAGAATGGTGTTAAAGTTGGATATTCTTCCATCGCATCCATTTCCAAAGATTTGGGTAATCTTACTTTAGAGGCCAATTTAAATCAGTCCAAAATCGGTTTCAAGGATATCCTGCTTTTTGCTCCCGATTTACAGAAAACTAATCCGTTCAAGAGTACTCCAAACGCTGTTTTGAATGTCAACGCACGTGTGAGCGGGAAGATAAAAGATCTGACTATTGCACAGTTCGAAATGAGCGGAATCGGAGCTACAAAAGTGGCTGTTTCGGGAAAGATAAAAGGGATGCCTGATGCACAAAAAGCCTATTACGATTTGGACATCAGAAAACTTTCAAGCACGTCAAAAGACATTTACTCGTTTGTGCCTGCGGGGACTGTTCCGAAGAATATTCAATTGCCTTCACAGTTGAATTTACAAGGGAAGTTCAAAGGTTCCGTTGAAAATTTTAAAACGAATCTGGTTTTCAGCAGCAGTTTCGGAAATGCAAAAGTTGATGCTTTATTGGATCAGCGACTGAAGAAAAAAGAAAAATACGATGCGACCGTTTATTTACTGGATTTTGATTTAGGTAAATGGATTAAAAACGATTCAATAGGAAGAATTACGCTTAAAGCAAAAGTAAAAGGGAAAGGTTTAGATCCAAAAACAGCACAGGCAGAATTTGACGGATTGGTTCAGAAGGCCGTTTTCAATAAATATACCTATAAAGATTTGGCTTTAAAAGGCAATATCGAGAAAGGATCTTTTGCAGTAAATTCAGGAATGAAGGATCCGAATCTGCATTTTGATTTAACGGCCAGTGGAAATACCAAAGAGAAATACCCCTCCATTCAGTTAAAATTGAACCTGGATATTGCCGATTTGGAAAAATTAAATCTGCATGCCGGTCCAATGAAGCTGCGTGGAAATGTTGACGCTGATATTGCCAACAGTAATCCTGATTTTTTGAACGGAAAAGTATTTCTTTCAAACATTCAGATTGCTCAGACAGCAGAACCTATCGTTCTTGATTCCATCAGATTGATTGCTTTTGCCGATCAAAATCGAAACAATATCAGAGTTTCTTCCCAGTTTTTAAATGCGGAGATGGATGGGAAATACAAGCTGACGACGTTAACAGCAGCCTTAAAAAAATCACTGTCAAAGTACATCGATTTAAAAAATCCAAAAGTAAAAGGAGAAACGGATGAGCAACGACTGGCTTTTACGGTCAAGATTGATAACGATCCCATGTTACTGAAATTGCTTCCTGAATTAACAGGGTTGGAACCCATTACTTTATCAGGAAAATACAATAACGTATCAGATTCTCTGGAAATAAAAGGAAGTATTCCGAGAATTGTATATGCCGCTAATACCATTGCCGACGGGAAAATTGATATCGAAGCCAAAGAAAATGGTTTAGCATACAATGCTTCTTTTGGAACAATTGAAAACAGTTCATTAAAAATTCCATTTACAAGCTTATCCGGAAAAATTGAAAATAACATTTTGGACTATGCACTTGAAGTAAAAGACGCCAAAGAGAAACAGCAGTATTTTATTGCCGGAAACTTACACCATCAGGATTCGAAAAACAGCTTCAGGATTAATGCGGAAAATTTTGTGCTGAATTATGATAAATGGAATATCAATCCGGAAAATTTAGTTGAGTTTGGAGGCAAAAGATTGTATGTCAATAAATTTTATTTAGAAAATACAGGAAACGAATTAAAAGTTCAATCGCAGGGAGATCAGGATAATGCACCTTTACAAGTCGATTTTGTAAATTTCAAAATAGAGACGATTATGAACATCGTCAAAAAAGATCAATTGTTAATGCAGGGCTTGATTAATGGAAATGCATTGGTCGAAAATGTAATGACAAAACCCACTTTTACTTCGGATATAAAAGTAGATCAATTTGCTTTCAAAGGAGAACCTGTCGGGGATATTGCGGTAAAAGTAGATAATAAAACCGATAATTTGCTCGCAGCTAACATCACACTTAGCGGAGAAGGAAACGACGTAAACCTGACCGGAAATTATAAAATCGACGATGGAAATCTGGATTTCAATCTGGATCTGAACAAATTAAACATCAAAAGTATTCAGGGATTCAGCATGGGCAATCTGACTGAGGGAACAGGTTTTTTAGCAGGGAATTTTAAAATTACCGGAAATGCTGCTGCACCAAAAGTAAACGGAGCACTGGAATTTAAAGAGACAGGTTTCAGAGTAACAAAATTTAATTCCTATTACAGAACAACTGACGAAAAAATAACACTTCAGGACGACATTATCACTTTTGATACCTTTACTTTTCATGATGAAAACGACAATGAACTGATTGTAAACGGAACTATTAAAGCAACAGATTATACCAAATTTGACTTTGGTTTAACTGTGGTTGCAGATAATTTCAGAGCAATACATTCTCAAGAAAAAGACAATGATTTGTTTTATGGAGATTTGGTGTTAGACAGCAAGCTGAACATTAAAGGAACACTTGAAAATCCTGTAGTTGGCGGGAATATTAAAATAAACAAAGACACGAAGTTTACAGTTGTGATGCCGCAATCAGATCCTTCGATCGCTGATCGGGAAGGGATAGTTGAATTTGTAAACGAAGACAATCAATATCTGAAACAGACTGTTGCGATGGAGCAAAAACTCAATCAGTCGCGCTTAGTGGGTATGGACGTGAGTGTGGCTATTGCCATCAACAAAGAGGCAGAACTTACATTGGTTATCGATAAAGGAAACGGTGATTATTTGAATCTAAAAGGAGAGGCAGAGCTGACAGGGGGAATCGACCCGTCCGGGAAAACAACATTAACCGGTAAGTATGAATTCTCAGGCGGAGCGTATGAAATGAATTTCAATATGATCCGACGAAAATTTGATATTCAGAAAGGAAGTTATATCATTTGGAATGGGGAGCCAACTATGGCTAATTTGAACATTACGGCTATTTATAAAGTAAATACGGCACCAATAGATTTGGTAGGAAGTCAATTGCCAACCAATAATCCTACTGAGAGAAACACTTACAAACAGAAAATTCCGTTTGAGACCCTTTTGAAAATGAATGGAGAACTTTTGAAACCGGAGATCACTTTTGATATTGTGCTTCCGGAAGGGAATAACGATGTTTCAGGGGATGTTGTAACACGTACAAAAAACAAACTCCAGCAGTTAAGACAAGAACCTGCAGAGTTAAACAAACAGGTTTTTGCTCTTTTATTGTTGAATCGGTTTATAGGTGAAAACCCATTTGCAAGTGAAAGCGGTGGAACGAGTGCAGAGTCTATGGCACGACAAAGTGTGAGCAAAATTTTGTCGCAGCAGTTAAACGATCTTGCCGGAGAGTTAATTACGGGAGTTCAACTGGAGTTTGATTTAGAATCTACAGACGATTATACTTCAGGAACAAGAGAAAACAGAACCGACCTGAATGTTGGGGTTTCTAAAAAGTTGTTAAACGATCGGTTGAAAGTTACCGTAGGAAGCAGTTTTGCCGTTGAAGGTCAGGAACGTGCGAACGAGCAAAGTGCCAATATTGCTGGAGACGTGGCATTAGATTATCAATTAACCAAAGACGGTCGTTATATGGTTCGTGCCTATCGAAAAAATGAATATCAGGTAGCGGTCGAAGGTCAGGTAATTGAAACCGGTGTTGCTTTTATCATCACAATGAGTTACAATAAATTCCGTGAACTTTTTCATCGCAGTGCAGCCGAAAAAGAAATGATCAGAGAAGAAAAATTGCGTAACGAAAAAAAGAAACTGAAAGAGAAAGAGGAGAAGCAAAAAAAGGAAAATCAAATAGAAGGGAATGAGCAAAAAACGTAA
- a CDS encoding BamA/TamA family outer membrane protein gives MSKKRNHIRMEYIRYFVVLSLFFVFGCSNTKYLPEGDLLYTGGSVTVKDSILKKKERKELENELNDLLRPKPNKKFLGLRPKLWFYNIAGEPKKQKGIRYWLRTKVGEPPVLFSKVDLEYNASVLRNFTENRGYFKTRVSADSTVHDKRVTAEYTLIPKKRYIIKSVTFPDDSLAMSRIIGRSSRRSLLKAGQPYDLDVIKAERERIDARLKEKGYYYFNPDYLLAQVDSSKGDHEVKIKMIIKVDTPPKALTAYKINKIVVYPNFTLSKDSVKYQPKDVTQYKDFTIIDTANTFKPRVFDRTIRFKKGDFYNRKDHNLTLNRFVNLGTFSFVKNEFKPSDSLDNMLDSYYYLTLLPKKFIRVEVLGKTNSASYTGSEININWNNRNLFKGAELFTVSVFGGADFQLSGANNGKNIYKLGTETSLTWPRLITPFRIEGPIEFVPRTKATLRYEYQNRTQLYALNSFKTSFGYLWKENIRKEHQLNVVDITYVSPNHVTPEYLEDIKEDPSLGKVIEKQLIFGPTYTYTYTNTMQKRKKSTFYFSGDLDLAGNITGLVTGANVKKNDTIKLFNVPFSQYVKMRGDFRHYLKLGKESELASRIILGVGIPYGNSGALPTSKQFVVGGTNSIRAFRARSLGPGSYLNTQTTNDFLPDQSGDLKLEFSTEYRAKLFSIVRGAVFVDAGNVWLLNADPNKAGGEITKDFMKDIAVGAGAGLRFDLSFLVLRTDLAFPLRKPYLPQGQRWVIDDINFGSGPWRKENLILNIAIGYPF, from the coding sequence ATGAGCAAAAAACGTAACCATATAAGAATGGAATATATCAGATATTTTGTTGTGCTGTCCTTATTTTTTGTTTTTGGATGCAGTAACACAAAATATTTGCCGGAGGGAGATTTGTTATACACCGGAGGTTCGGTAACCGTAAAAGATTCTATTCTAAAAAAGAAAGAACGAAAAGAACTGGAAAATGAACTGAATGATTTACTACGCCCTAAACCCAACAAAAAATTCCTTGGCTTGCGTCCTAAATTATGGTTTTATAATATTGCCGGAGAGCCTAAAAAACAAAAAGGAATCCGATATTGGCTGCGTACTAAAGTGGGAGAGCCTCCTGTGCTTTTTAGTAAAGTTGATTTAGAATATAATGCATCTGTCCTTCGCAATTTTACCGAAAACAGAGGGTATTTTAAAACCCGTGTCAGTGCTGATTCCACCGTTCACGACAAAAGAGTTACGGCAGAATACACACTCATACCTAAAAAACGATACATCATAAAGAGTGTGACTTTTCCTGATGATTCTCTGGCAATGTCCAGAATAATAGGAAGGTCAAGCCGAAGAAGTCTCTTAAAAGCAGGGCAGCCATATGATTTGGATGTTATTAAAGCCGAACGGGAACGTATCGATGCCAGACTTAAAGAAAAAGGGTATTATTATTTTAATCCGGATTATCTTTTAGCACAGGTAGACAGCAGTAAAGGGGATCATGAAGTAAAAATTAAAATGATCATTAAAGTCGATACTCCGCCGAAAGCTCTTACAGCCTATAAGATTAATAAAATCGTGGTCTACCCTAATTTTACGCTTTCAAAAGACAGTGTAAAATACCAGCCGAAAGACGTTACTCAATATAAAGACTTTACGATTATTGATACGGCTAATACTTTCAAACCAAGAGTTTTTGACCGTACAATCCGTTTCAAAAAAGGAGATTTTTACAATCGAAAAGACCACAATCTGACCCTAAATCGTTTTGTGAATCTGGGCACATTTAGTTTTGTGAAAAACGAGTTTAAACCTTCAGACAGTTTAGATAATATGCTGGATTCGTATTACTATCTGACGCTTTTGCCTAAAAAGTTTATTCGGGTAGAAGTTTTAGGGAAAACAAATTCGGCCAGTTATACCGGCAGCGAAATTAATATAAACTGGAACAACCGAAATTTGTTTAAAGGAGCAGAATTATTCACCGTATCGGTTTTTGGCGGAGCCGATTTTCAGTTGTCAGGAGCCAATAACGGAAAAAATATTTATAAACTTGGAACTGAAACCAGTCTGACCTGGCCAAGACTTATAACGCCCTTTCGTATTGAAGGGCCTATTGAATTTGTTCCCAGAACGAAAGCAACCCTGAGGTACGAGTATCAAAACAGAACACAATTGTATGCTCTGAATTCTTTTAAAACATCATTTGGTTATTTGTGGAAAGAAAACATTCGTAAAGAGCATCAGTTAAACGTTGTGGATATTACTTACGTGAGCCCGAATCACGTGACCCCCGAATATTTAGAAGATATTAAAGAAGATCCGTCATTAGGAAAGGTAATTGAAAAACAATTGATTTTTGGGCCAACCTATACGTATACCTACACTAATACGATGCAAAAGCGTAAGAAGAGTACATTTTACTTTAGCGGTGATCTCGATCTGGCGGGAAATATTACAGGTCTGGTGACCGGAGCGAATGTCAAAAAGAACGATACTATAAAATTATTTAATGTTCCGTTCAGTCAGTATGTAAAAATGAGAGGAGATTTCAGGCATTACTTAAAATTGGGTAAAGAAAGTGAATTGGCCAGCAGAATTATTTTAGGAGTAGGGATTCCGTATGGAAATTCAGGAGCTTTACCAACGTCTAAACAATTTGTGGTAGGAGGAACCAACAGTATTCGAGCCTTCAGAGCCAGGTCGCTGGGGCCGGGAAGCTATCTCAATACACAAACGACTAATGATTTTCTTCCCGATCAGTCAGGCGATTTGAAACTGGAGTTTAGTACCGAATACAGGGCCAAACTTTTTAGTATTGTTCGCGGAGCCGTATTTGTAGATGCAGGAAACGTCTGGCTTTTAAATGCCGATCCCAATAAGGCCGGAGGAGAAATTACCAAAGATTTTATGAAAGATATTGCCGTAGGAGCCGGAGCCGGACTGCGTTTTGATTTGTCTTTTTTGGTTTTAAGAACCGATTTGGCATTTCCGTTGAGAAAACCCTATTTGCCGCAAGGTCAGAGATGGGTAATTGATGATATTAATTTCGGAAGCGGTCCCTGGAGAAAAGAGAATTTGATTTTAAACATCGCCATTGGATATCCATTCTGA
- a CDS encoding OmpA family protein, translating to MKNYIPFYLLILSFFSLHTYSQKNKIATADRQYANYAYVNAIETYERVASKGYKSADMFKKLGNSFYFNAEFDKATKWYDELFAMTNDVEPEYYYRYAQSLKSTGRTEKANQMLDLFFQHSKNDTRGKLYKKNENYLDLIKANSGRYTIEDSGINSKFSDYGTTFFGNKIVFTTARDTGGLGQQRHKWTGESFTNLYEAALDENFNPGTPKKIKSKINSKFHESTPTFTKDGTTVYFTRNNYIDGKKGKNEQKTTFIKIYKATLNQKKEWDNIVELPFNSNDYSTAHPVLSPDEKTLYFASDMPGTIGQSDIYKVKILSTGGYSSPQNLGPGINTEGKETFPYVTDENEIYFASDGHPGLGGLDVFVGKLTDTGVRNIQNLGADVNSPNDDFAYIIDIKSRRGFFSSNRKGGQGSDDIYKFLETQKLNTDYQLYGVVTDLDTNEILPNAKITLYDQEMKVKDSTISDDKGNYSFILDPETPYYIRAEKENYTTWEQKILVSKDRPKAYLPIPLEKSSYQVTIGDNLGKVFGIKMIYFDLDKSNIGKEAALDLEKILDVLTLYPKMKLDIRSHTDSRQTHKYNQLLSDKRAKSTIDWLIKHGVDKNRLTGKGYGETQLVNHCSDNENCTEEEHQMNRRSEFIISGL from the coding sequence ATGAAGAATTATATACCATTTTATCTATTAATACTAAGCTTTTTTTCACTTCATACTTATTCTCAAAAGAATAAAATAGCTACGGCAGACAGACAATATGCCAACTACGCTTATGTTAATGCAATTGAAACCTATGAAAGAGTAGCTTCAAAAGGCTACAAGTCTGCAGATATGTTCAAAAAACTGGGTAACTCTTTTTACTTTAATGCTGAATTTGATAAAGCGACAAAATGGTATGATGAATTATTCGCTATGACTAATGATGTGGAACCGGAATATTATTACCGATATGCACAATCCTTAAAATCAACAGGTCGTACAGAAAAAGCCAATCAGATGCTTGATCTATTCTTTCAGCATTCGAAAAATGATACAAGAGGTAAACTGTACAAAAAAAACGAAAACTATCTGGATTTGATTAAAGCCAATTCCGGACGTTATACGATTGAAGATTCAGGAATAAACAGTAAATTTTCGGATTACGGAACAACATTTTTCGGGAATAAAATTGTTTTTACCACAGCAAGAGATACGGGAGGATTGGGACAACAAAGACATAAATGGACGGGAGAAAGTTTCACCAACCTTTATGAAGCTGCCCTGGATGAAAATTTCAATCCAGGCACACCTAAAAAAATAAAATCAAAAATCAATAGTAAGTTTCACGAATCCACTCCCACTTTTACAAAAGACGGAACAACTGTTTATTTTACTCGCAATAATTATATTGATGGTAAAAAAGGGAAAAACGAACAAAAAACCACATTCATAAAAATATACAAAGCCACTCTTAATCAAAAGAAGGAGTGGGATAATATTGTAGAATTACCTTTTAACAGTAATGATTACAGTACGGCACATCCTGTTCTGAGTCCGGATGAAAAGACTTTATACTTTGCTTCGGATATGCCTGGAACAATAGGACAATCTGATATTTACAAGGTCAAAATACTGAGTACAGGGGGATACAGTTCTCCTCAAAATTTAGGCCCCGGAATCAACACTGAAGGAAAAGAAACATTTCCCTATGTAACCGATGAAAATGAAATTTATTTCGCCTCAGACGGACATCCGGGACTTGGCGGCTTAGATGTTTTTGTTGGAAAATTAACTGATACAGGAGTTCGTAATATTCAAAATTTAGGAGCGGATGTCAATTCTCCTAATGATGATTTTGCTTATATTATTGACATCAAATCACGAAGAGGCTTTTTTTCATCCAACAGAAAAGGCGGACAAGGATCGGATGATATTTATAAATTTTTAGAGACACAAAAACTAAACACTGACTACCAATTATATGGAGTTGTGACTGATCTGGACACGAATGAAATTTTACCAAATGCCAAAATCACCTTGTACGATCAGGAAATGAAGGTAAAAGATTCTACCATCTCCGATGACAAAGGAAATTATAGTTTCATTTTAGATCCTGAAACTCCTTATTATATCAGAGCCGAAAAAGAAAACTACACCACCTGGGAACAAAAAATACTGGTATCAAAAGACCGTCCAAAAGCCTATTTACCGATTCCTCTTGAAAAATCCAGCTACCAGGTAACCATTGGAGATAATTTAGGTAAAGTTTTTGGTATCAAAATGATCTACTTTGATTTGGACAAATCCAATATTGGTAAAGAAGCTGCTTTAGATCTGGAAAAAATCCTGGATGTACTGACCCTTTATCCAAAAATGAAATTAGATATTCGTTCTCATACAGACAGCCGTCAGACGCATAAATACAATCAGCTCTTGTCTGATAAAAGAGCTAAATCTACTATCGACTGGCTGATCAAACATGGTGTTGATAAAAACAGGTTAACCGGTAAAGGTTACGGTGAAACACAGCTTGTAAATCATTGCTCTGATAACGAAAATTGTACGGAAGAAGAGCATCAAATGAACAGAAGAAGCGAATTTATTATTTCCGGATTGTAA
- a CDS encoding type IX secretion system membrane protein PorP/SprF: MKKSLIFLKFLLLFNVINIAAQQNAQYTQYMYNTININPAYAGSRGTTSIFGLYRAQWVGLEGAPKTSAFSINTPINDTNLGIGVSLVNDKIGATDKNSLSTDFSYTVQTSDNFKLSFGLKGTVSLFNLDTSRLNPADLDDPHLQNLKNVISPNIGAGVYWHSDKAYIGLSVPDFIVTNYYDDNEVAIFKNKINYYLMGGYVFNLSTYNNIKFKPAMLTKITQGAPLQVDVSGNFLFNNKFMVGIAYRWDAAFSTMAGFQISDGMYIGYGYDLESSKLNNYSNGSHEVFLRFEFIRKQSRMTTPRFS; this comes from the coding sequence ATGAAAAAGAGTTTAATTTTTTTAAAATTCTTATTGCTTTTCAATGTAATAAATATAGCAGCTCAGCAAAATGCTCAATACACACAGTACATGTACAATACCATAAATATTAATCCTGCTTATGCCGGATCAAGAGGTACGACGAGTATTTTTGGATTGTATCGTGCACAATGGGTAGGTCTTGAAGGGGCTCCTAAAACCAGCGCTTTTTCAATTAATACTCCTATAAACGACACTAATTTAGGTATTGGTGTTTCTCTTGTAAATGACAAAATTGGCGCCACAGATAAAAACTCTCTATCAACTGATTTTTCTTATACGGTTCAGACTTCAGATAATTTTAAACTTTCATTTGGTCTTAAAGGTACTGTAAGTCTTTTTAATCTAGACACCAGTAGACTTAATCCCGCAGATTTGGACGATCCTCATTTACAAAATTTAAAAAATGTCATATCTCCAAATATAGGAGCCGGGGTCTATTGGCATTCTGACAAAGCTTACATCGGTTTGTCGGTACCGGATTTTATAGTGACCAATTATTATGACGATAATGAAGTAGCCATATTCAAAAATAAAATTAACTACTATTTAATGGGAGGATATGTATTCAATTTAAGTACTTACAATAATATAAAATTCAAACCCGCAATGCTCACAAAAATAACACAAGGTGCGCCGTTGCAGGTGGATGTCTCAGGTAATTTTTTGTTCAACAATAAATTTATGGTTGGAATCGCTTACCGATGGGATGCCGCATTCAGCACCATGGCCGGTTTTCAGATTTCAGATGGTATGTACATTGGTTACGGTTATGATCTTGAATCCTCAAAACTAAACAATTACAGTAATGGTTCGCATGAAGTATTCCTGCGTTTTGAGTTTATTAGAAAACAAAGCAGAATGACAACCCCTCGTTTCTCTTAA